The sequence TACCTAGCGCTCCAGCCATCTTGCTTATTGGTGATAGCTAGACTCTTTGTCGCCAACTAACGGAAGCTAGCTCAGCATGGTTGCACATTACTTTTGGTTTCATTCTTTTCATGGGTTATCCTATAAATAATAAGTAAAATCATCTCATTTTTTTTAGTTTGCGTGTTGGAAAATGATACGAGCATGTGTCTCAGAATTTAGCTTCGTAAATTAAAGTATATTTTTCTATGTTCTGTATATATCTTGTTATAACAAAATACTAGTCAAAATTATGTTTCCGGCCGGGACCACTTCGATGTCCAAAACAGCACTTATTTGCGACCACTTGCGTGGCACTATCAACAATAAGGTACCCTTGGCTAGTGCCAAAACTGTCGGCCTAACCATGGAATTCAAAACACACCGAGAGGTCCCAAACAAAGCAACCAGATTGGCCTACATATGGGCCACAAAATGGGGTCAAAGATGCTCAAGGACGTGGACGATGTAGATGTGCGAAGGTATACATCAAGTAGCTAGGTAGCCAGGTAGGGTTGCATTGTAGTATTAGCGTGGTTACAGCTAGTCACGGCCGGGTCACTCGCACTCCCTATATATCTCAGCCATTGTTTCTTGGCGGCCGTTTTCTTCAGTATTATTGGTGATTCACTGCTGCTGCGTAATCTCTTTCAACTGGTGGTGCGTCGCTGTCTCACctctgaggaatgttgagtactctatcctgcttgtgatgagtgaattgtcaaccgtgcggtgtgatcatgcgcttggtctttggattgcaggtacacgggcgtcgagtgtcgacggggagctgccgtggaggtgctgtggccgatggaccgtgcggtggacagcggtgaagggcagccgggaccggagctcggaccgggcggcagctgtggcgtccactcctggatcgagggcgcaagcggcgacggaaggcgggtttcttggtttgcgccacaaaaccaaggaggcggacggcagttgaagacgccaagtcgtggaggccaAGTAGTTGATTTGCCATCCGACGATAAAAATTATTTTGACTGACGTGGAAAGCCTAGAAGGCCACCGAGCGGTGCGCGTTTGACATATAGAAATTGAGGATAAGGGATAAAGCCTAAGATATTTTCCATGTAGGCCATTTCAGCGGCAACTCTGATTCAAATCACAATCATTGTGATAACAAATATTTATAAGAAACCGATCCTTGAGTTTTCTTGTGACACCATATAAAGTGGCGGTACAGCAGAAGCAATGCTATAAGTCAGCAACAAGATGGTAGCAAATCCTGTCAAAAAGAACACCCAAGCTTTTTCGACTCAATGCATTAATAAAATCAAAACGCAGGACATAAACAGAACATATCAATAATGGTCTAATgaggccattttccttacaattTGAAACGTTGGTAAGTTTCTCCTTTAATTGCCACGCACATCAGCTTATAGCAAAAAAGACCAGGGACGAAAGGCTCTCCCGATAATGTctctagaattttttttttattttaccaATCAGATGGTGATTCCTTATTGCTTAGCAAGTAAAATGCTATAAATTATTTTGGTTATTTTGGTACATTTGGTTGTGTAATTAAGGACTTAAAAAACTTGGTCGATTCAACGTATATATGTACCTAATACGAAATTGTTGTTTGCATTGTTGTGATGCTATCGGTACGATACGATTTTTTTAAAACACATGATAGTTTGGTACTACTATATTTGAAATGTGTGCACAATTAATATCTCATGTGCAATAAGTGGATAGAAGCTCTGGAGCTAAGTGGATAGAATTCACTTAATAAACTCTATTGGCCTGGATTGGTCCAATATAATCCATTGCTTGAATAGGAATTTGCTTAAACTCTATTTGTTGACAGGCATGCTAAAAGTGTAATCAGTAGTCACGATAAACGTATATTTATATTGACCTTGAAATAcatatatttttgtattttagGACCCGTTTTGAAGAGAGAACGTTCTTGAAATATTCAGGATTCAGTTTCTACTACACATTGTGCATCCTAGAGATTTGCTTCCTCAAACCTCATTCAAAACAGGGTTTGGTGCAATCATTTGCGTTGTTACTGCTATCTTGACCGCGATGGGTAGTCTCGTGATACTGTTTCCGGGCAAGCTAGCTGTTCCGCAGTACAGCACAACTTGAAATCCTTATCAGGGTGCACCGATTGCATACAAGCATAGCCGCAAAAGCAGCCACCAAAACTCTTGGACATGCCCAACGAACGTCCTTTCTTTCTGACTTGAAGCTCTGATAACCCCACCGTTCAAGGTACACGCAACATGGCCATGTGGTTGGTAAGATGGCAGCTTTCTTGCTATTGATCATGAAACCAACATGACACATATCATGGAGCCTATACCCATCATCTTGACCTAATTAGTCAAAACTCGAATGATATGAAGCCTTACCACTatatgtgttgacgcaaaaatccgTTATCCGAATAGATCTTCATGGTTCACGCACCACGTACGCTAGGGCCGGGGAGATTTACTTTTCTCCGTAGTACGGAATCAAGTCGGCGCGCGTGGTGTGCGCTggcatgccagtcaatttgacatgCAATTGACAAGGAGGAAAGCATTAAATTCCGAAAGGCAATCGGCTAGCCAGCCAATTTAAGAGACCAAGCTACATTTAAAGCAACGTGACTTGAGAGCAACACctagatccagatccaatcAACTCCAGTGATCAGATCATGAGGAGAGCTGACAGCAAGAAGATCTAAGCTAGATAACttgtaaaaatttaaaaaaaattagattaaactgATTAACCTAGTAAGATCTAAGCACATACCGATAACTTAtgataaaagctaaaacaagCTAGACTAAGTGGATTAATCTAACAAGGTGATAAATTTTATCGACAAAATTGTGAACAAATCTGATAAAGGCAAGAGCGAGGCGCTGCAAACTTAAGATCTAACGTGTTCGATAACTTGAGCGCTATAGACAGAGAAAGAAGCGATACGCTTTCAACCTGGGCCTATCTTCACAACTCGACTCAGCTCGAAACTTACCAACAGACCAGAGGTCCAAGCCGATGCAGCCTTGCTTGCTGAGAAGGACTCATAAAAGAAAAGTCTACTGCAACTAGGGTTTTGGCGAAATGACCGATATGAAAAGTAGATGCGTAAAGGTAAAGGTTTTTATTTGAATGTGGTTGATCAAAATTTATAAAAGACGGAGGTCTACTATTTATAGCCTAAACCTAGACTCATTTGCCGATGCGACCTACATGATAACTTGCCAACgcgatcttggtcagctcctcTGCTTCACCGGATACGACGCTCTTTTAGGGTCGTTTCGGCCCCAAAGGCCCGACATACTCCTTCGTCTCTTCCTTTCCAGCGTCGGCTCATTTCATCATCGATTGCCTGCAATTTGTTGTAGACATTGCACCTTTGATGGCACCACGTGGATCTTTTGCCCTAGGACTATGCATTAGaattttttctttgatttcAAGTGAGCGACAAaccttttttgtgtgtgtgtgtggggggggggtcaACAACAGTTTTGGCCTAAAGACCATTTTGTATTGGTTGCGATAGATGCATGGTTATTATAGAAAAGAATCTGCTATATAATAAAAAATTCATCTTTTTAAAATTTCATAGAAATAATGACCTAATAATGTGTTTCATAGAAATAATGCATATATGCTGCAAGGCCGACCCATAGAGCGGAGCAGAAAGGCACCTTGACTTAGGGCAAGCACATTGCTACACGTCAACAATCTCATATATGTTGTCTCATACATATCCACGTAGGATTTTTTATGATGTGAAAGAAAGAGTGGGAGGAGAGATTATTAGACCACGTACTCACCATTGTACGAGCAGTTGTTGTCACACTACTCATACAATTTGCAAAAAAACCACCACATAGACAAAAAATTAAGAATTATGAGACCACGTACTCACCATTGTATGAGTAGTTGTTGTCATACTATATACccataatatttttttcattctAGAAATTTTGGGATATAGTCACTATCACAAAAAGAATTTTTAAGAGCAggtaaaaacatatttttaggGGTAGGTGAGATACTTGCTCCTAATTCTCTTAGctaaaaattgatttgtagaGGCGGATATGTTATTCGCCCCTACAAATACATTTGCCGCCCCCacaaatcaatttgtagggacgggtaaGCCCATAACATGCCCCTACAAATTATtttctagaaaataaaaaaatagaaaaaaactcTAAGTCAGAaaaattaaaaaggaaaaataaccTAGCTCTACTATTGAAGTACAATTTTTTTGATAAAATATGCCCAGTTGCGTAAATAGAGGTTCAAACCGCTTACCTCAAGCCTCGCATGTACCCTCCTCTCCACCACACTACAAAGTTATAGTCATAGCCATATGTAGGACACAGCTAACCAATGATCTTGTCACACTAAACCTTCTTAAATGAATAATGTACAaactttaaaattttatttagatCTTACTACTAAAGCTTTGATATGTAACTACTCTACATTCTACATCCAAAGTTGTTTGAAAACAAATCCaaacttgtagattttgaaTCTAGAGAACATATAGTAATTTTTGGGACTACTAAATGATCTAGAATGAAAAAATTCTCAACTACAAAATTTAAGATCTCATCGAGCTCTACAATTTTGGTATAAAATTTATCTTCATCCACCACAACACAAATCTTTACCATGATGGGCAAaaagcattaaccgaggcggcttttgcaaccgcctcggagccaatgtcatggttaatcgCGGCATTAACCGTGGTGGTTTTTTGCCCGCCTctattaatcaaataaaaaaataaaataaagcccAGCGCCGCTCGGGTGTTTTGCCCGTCATGGGTTTTTGTTTTTGCCGCTCGGTGCTGCCCAgcgcaccgcgccgccgtcaccgccaCTCGGGgctgccaccaccgccgcgccacgGCTCGGGGCTGCCCGACGCGCCATGGTGATGTCgctcggggccgccgccgcccccgctttggggagccgccgccgccgcgccacggtGCCATCACTCAgggccaccgccacccccgctcCGGGCAGCcgaagggccgccgccgccacaccgcAGGGCCGTCGCTCGggaccgccgccacccccgctcCGGGCAGCTgtagagccgccgccgcggtgccgtCGCTcggggctgccgccgcccccgctccgAGTAGCCGCGGGGTtgccgccaccgcgccacggtgccgccgccgccgcccctctgggCTGCCTCTGCTAGTGGAGCGTGAGAGGGAGATCTGGGAGAGGGAGggtgagagggagagggggtggtGGCGGTTgtggagaaggagagggagagatagTGAGAAATGTGGACTCCAAACCCTAAGAGCTATATATATTTGTGCCTGCAACTGGACCATTTAGGCTAGCGGGCTGGACCTTTTTTACCGAGGCGGTTGAGTTACACTGGCCGCCTCGGTTAACCTTTAACCGAGGCTGTTAAATAAGGatgaccgcctcagttaatgtctattaaccgaggtggtcacATTAGTAGCGTCCGCCTCAGTTAATCTATTTTGCGAGGCGGTTTAGTGTAACAGCTTCGATTAATATAAAATAACCACCTCGGTTAGGCATTAATTGAGGCGGTCAAAAATTGTGCCCCCCTCCTAGTCGATTTTCAAGTGCCTCGCAAAATAGAATTTTGTAGCTGTGATCCGAGATCATATGAAgaagttatgaatttttttgcTTGAGAATATTTGTAAGGGCAGGTCATACCATCACCCATCCTTGAAAATCATTTTAGAGCGGTGACCCTAGGAATGCATTTGTAGGGAGGATGTTGCCATCACCTGCCCCTAGAAATAGTAGTTATCTCCACAGGCAAAGCaggtgatggcgtcacccgcccttAGAAATGCATTATTAGGACGGGTCAAATGCTATAGTAGCCCCACTCCATTTGTGGGAGCGGATTACCTTTTGACCGGCCACCGTAAAAAAAAGTTGTACGGACTTCTGGAAGTAGTTGATTGCGACGCCAAATAGTTGTAGTAGTCGTACATGTTGAGGAACCAGTCGAACTTGTTCgaggccaaaattggcaataaccgaggccgaccggtctgaccggtcagaccggtctgggcctgtAATCTGAGTAGGATAAGAGTTTTAGATTAAGAGTCCTTTTGTAACCCGATTTTGAAGGGGTACGTCTGTGACGGAACtgtcaaattaaaactctaaattaagtgtaatggccgtcatttgaacacatcgggcacattagcttaatggcttaatttgacggtcctttctcaacccatgtcccgatcgaaacaacaccggtagtcccacgcgaaggcgggcgcagatggtacaagcacgacataaCACTTGAAAATAGAACAACGCGACACAAATAATACATAACTTCTTACAGACCAAATTCAGATACAAtaattttataaaccgggtTTAAAAACATACTTGATATACAAGTCTTCCAATAAATAAAACTAGAATTTACACTAGGAAAAGACTATACTACATTACCCCTAGAGGTTCTGCCTAACACCACCGGTCAAACTGGTGCatcccaccggtcagaccggtgtgcaTGGGTTCCCCACGTAtacactggtcagaccggtccacagaccggtcacaccggtccacagaccggtcaaaccggtctgaaCAAAACTGAGGACGGCACACTCTGCCCTCAAGTGTGCAACCCGCCGTCTTTATAGTCTACTGGTCTCTCTCCAcaacttcccacccctctgcatctcggcggataaatttgacgcagcaggggcagaaatcgacgtcGGGGTGCCCTGAAACAAATTAATGGTGGCAacaaccctgagcaactaatactcagcaagacttacccgaccagtgggtataacttagcccacatacctagacatgcaaggcttttggctggtggttattttgcagaaaagcgactaaagtaattccttactttctgtattttagctccagattctatACAAATTAACTCCAATCTAATGTTTGCATGAatcaactatagcaaacatgtTGGTGCAATCGAATAATAATTCCATGTGTTCATTGTCATATTTATACATATGCTCCTCATTCTATCATGAgactacgatgcagcaaagagatcaaggccctcgtaactgcgagacacggcgaatcgattcgatttaaccttgcaaggtagacctaaccaacacggcacgcgtatgccacaacggaccacacgcaccaacccttcccctccccgcctcgaactacagaaccaccccaccttcatatagtcaaccgagcttaacgtgagaccaccaaaagtaaacatatgcatcccgtttctccgcgactactcgactcgccctaaggggtggtgatgcagttctgtactttcgaagcgaggcagtactaggcttactggtttcgactacctcctactcccggcataaggttagtacaattcaatccccgatcagcactgccgacaacgaccggtccttaaccgacacaaatggggctaaggcacccaggaaccctgtcctgctgccatacctatacatcatcctCGCCCGGTCTCAACCCTCCATATCCAATTCAATAACTCAGGTACTGTAAGATAAGTAtataacctatatctcgcgagtaaccggaaattactcgacttctaaatatcctataaCTCGAGAGTGACAgaaaaatcactcgacttctatcgagccctaCTAAGCATAGCAATGCTACCGACCTATCCATATTAGTAGAAGGCCCAGGAAAAtatagggatcatgcaactaaggtttcaaacaactcctgaaacgtaatgcacaagtaataaatacatatagtgagtcataatttaaaatagtaggtcatgcaccggggcttgccttgagtgTTCTGCTCAGAACTGGGGTgagctgggccttgggccaactccccacgatcctcctgctgcggggcttgcccctgcggcacctgtggctccgcaaccacctcgtatatcacctcctccacggcagctactacacatatgcatatgcatatgacatgagaaaggcatgcatgatttataaaaattacaagtaaccaTTAACCACATTAATTTCTAACCAATTGCACCAACTAACCCCAATTCAACCCTCTCAGCTCtgctagcaccggtcagactggtataccaaaccggtcagaccggtctgacctgtgcGCACCTCGATATAAAAAATCCGTAGTATCCGGACGTATTCTCGGAGTATCCAGACTCCCAAGTCCGGAGAATCCGGACCTAACTCTGGAATGTCTAGATCACCACAAACTCGGAGTTTCCGATccaatggccggactgtccggacccctaccgatcagaccggtccctccgaccggtcagaccggtccaacccaGACCAAAAGATGGAATCCTTAgcgcggcgaaaatcgcccacaAATTCTAAAACCCTTCTAGGCGCTAGTTCAGGGATACATTTAGACGTTTTTGACCAGAGAAAATCACCTAAGATCAtctagaaaaggagatcgaTTCGTTCCTAGCTAGAGTACCTTGGATGAGTCCTTTTCACGCGAAGAACTTGAATCCACTGCTCCCCAGGGAGGGAATCACGAAGAGGAAGCTTCCCCACGCCGATTTGATCCTTCCTAGGCCTTGGAATCAAATGGAAATGATGGATTGGGGACTTAAGGCTTTGGAGAGGGGGAGAGCTCGGGAGGGCGAGCTGAGCACGATAGAGGCGAGTGAgttggtgagggagagagagagtgatttAAATGCTGCAGGCCCCAACAAAACGGTTGTCTCagccccaaccggtcagaccagttgcccagatcggtcagaccggtccggcccaAACTGACAGGAAAAATTTTGGGTTTAGTGATTTGTCATGTGAGTTGAACTAATGACCATGGTTAATTTAATTACCGAGGATTAACACatgggtgttacaatcctaccccctaaaagaaatctcgtcccgagatttattGAATGGCTAAAGGGAGAGTTAGAAATTGGTGTGTACCTCGATAGGCTTGTAGCAATTCCGAACATTTAGTCCGAACaaattcctccgtctcccaagtagcttcccgctcggagtgattactccttTGCACCTTATAGAAGTTGCTAGTATGATTTCGAGTGACTCGAGTCTTGCAATCAACAATTTTCACTGGGTGCTATGGATATACCAGATCAGGCTCCAATTGTAACTCTTCTATAGCAACAATCTTGGtgggaacacggaggcatttcttgagctgagatacatgaaatatatTATGAACTGCGGATAAGTGAGCAGAGAGTTCCAGACGGTATGCCACTGGCCCACATTGCTCAACAataagaaaaggcccaacataacgAGGTGCGAGCTTTTCCTTCACACCGAATCGTtgaacccctttcattggagatacctgcagatagacatgatcccccacttgaaacaggatagaTTGACGCTTCTTGTCCGCGTAACTCTTTTGTCGGAATTGGGCAATCTTCAAATTTTCCTGAATAACCCGAACCTGCTCTTCTGCTTCATTTACCATATCGGGCCCAAAGAAAGTTCTCTCCCCatcttctgaccaattcaatggcgttctgcatttccgtccatataaggcctcaaatggagccatcttgatgctttcttgatagctcTTGTTATAAGCAAACTCGGCCAATGGCAAGCACTCGTCCCATTTTTTATTATAGGTGAGCACACATGCTCTAAGCATGTCCTCCAATATTTGATTTATCCTTTCTGTCTGGCCGTCAGTCTGGGGATGATAAGCCGAACTGCGGAGGAGCTGAGTGCCGAGGGCGGCATGAAAGTGCTCCCAGAACCGGGCAATGAACTGAGCACCCCGGTCTGAAATGAttgtctttggaattccatgaaGACTCACTATACGGTCCATATACAACTGAGCGTATTGCTTCACCGTATGTGTGGTCTTTACCGGTAGAAAATGGGCCAACATGGTGAGacgatccacaataacccatatcgagtcataccccttggaagttttgggtagaccgacaatgaaatccatactaatgtcctctcacttccaggatggaatattcAATGGCTACAAAGGGCCGGCTGATCTCAAGTGGCTCGCCTTAACCCTTCTACAGGTGTCACACTCGGACACATATTTATCAATTTCTCGCTTCATTCTTGTCCACCAGAACCGCTATTTcaaatcttggtacattttaGTACTGCTTGGatggatagaatacctagagagatgaACCTCATCGAGAATTTGCTTTCGAAGCTCCAGATCTTTAGGTACCACTAgtcggttcttaaaccataaaacACCCTCGTCATCTAGATGGAAATATGTCACTCGAGGGTCATTTTCTCCAAGCCTTTGCCTAATCTTTCCCATTCCAACATTGTTTTTCTGAGCCGCAATAATATGATCTCGAAGTGTTGGAGTGAGGGTAAGATTAGCAAGAGTACCCTCAGACACCATAGTCaagttcatcttctccatttcttggcacaaaGTGTCATGCACTATTGTGGCTGAGATGAAATTGCAACTGGCTTTATGACTCaatgcatcggctacaacattagccttgcccgggtgataatgaatttccaggtcataatcctttatcaactccaaccatcgcctttggcgcaAATTTAGCTCgctctgggtgaagatatacttgagactcttatggtctgagtatatatgaacagggttgcccagaagataatggcgccggatttttaatgcatgcaccactgctgccaattccagatcatgtgtggcataattctcctcatgccGCCTGAGGGCTCTGGAAGTATAAGCAATTATCCTCTGGTCTTGCACGAGTACACAGCCGAAGCCAGTACCTGTTACATTTAATACATATCAAGGGCCGAATAATAGCCGGTAGGATTAAACATGGGTGAGGACACAGTGGGGactcgtacctgatgcatcacaatatacatcaaaGAGCCGAGTAATATCCGGCTGAGCCAGGGCAGGGGCAGATGTCAGAAGCTTTCTCAGGGTCTGAAAAGCCTGCTCACATTTGTCAACCCAATTAAATCTCAccctttcttaagcaattcagtcatgggtctagcaatttttgaaaagtcCGGTACAAAacggcgataatatcctgctagcaCAAGGAAactccgaatctctgacatAGATGTGGGTGCCCgccaattcaggacatcctgaatcttgctaggatcaacagaaatatCGCCCTCAGAGATAACATGGCCAAGGAATTGAACCTCCTTAAGCCAGAAATCGCATttactgaacttggcatacaattTATGCTCCCTGAGGCGCTGGAGAACAATATGAAGATGctctgcatgttcttcttcattcttggaatagacaagaatgtcgtcaatgaaaaccacgacaaacttatccagctcaggcataaataccgagttcatgaggtacatgaagtgaGCAGGAGCATTTGTCAACCCAAATGACATGACTAGATACTCATAGAGCCCGTATCTAGTAGAAAAGGCTGTCTTGGGAATATCTTCAGCTCTGATTTTTATCTGGTGATAACTCGAGCCAAGATCAATCTTTGAAAACACCTTAGCCCCGACTAGCTGATCAAATAATATATCAACCCAGGGtagaggatatttgtttttgattgtgacagcattcaaaggccgataatccacacacattctGAGGCTCTGGTCCTTTTTGACAAAGAGTGCAGTACAACCCCATGGTGAAGTGCTAGGACGAATGTAGCCCTTATCAAGCAACTCCTGCAATTGCCTCTTCAGCTCGGctaactcattgggtggcatccggtaaGGCCTTCTAGAAATGAGTGCCGTGCCCGGTTGCAACTCAAtggcaaactccacatcacgatcaggaggcattccaggcaaatcatccggaaagacatccggatactcacaTGCCACTAGTATGCCTGCTAGTTTCTTACCCTCAATCTGATTCACCGTAGGTGTCAAAGACATATGATCTCTCAAATGTAAGGTCATACACCCATGAatagaagatttgatgtgcacagattgtGAGGTCGTGTCTAGACTAACTCCCTGaccctccatccagttcatgcccaatatcatatctatcctttgggttggtaaCATTATCAGGGCCGTAGGAAAAAATTTTCCTTGCAACTGTAGGGGTACTTGCTTGACAAATTGATTGGTGATTAACTTTCCCCCAGGTGAGTGAATATGGTACGGCTTGGGCATACTCTCTATCTTCAGCCCCAGTCTAATAGCACACTCCTTACTAATAAAAGTATGAgacgctccagaatcaaacaggaCAGTAACAGGATATTCATTCACTGAAAACGTACCCGAcatcaccggagcaccctcaggaataccctcgagggtggtgtagtgcacttgccccgACTTGAAGTGGGCCACACTCTGCTTCTGACTTTGCTGGCTCGATTGCTGGCCTTGCTTGGGTGGCATTGGGCAGTTCCGTGCAAAGTGACCCGGctgcccacagttgtaacacggaaacaaattggggcgcacccccgactgctgcacccagaccttctgctcattctgctgagggGCAGGAGGTCTGACTGTCCCCTGTAGCTGagtgtactgagggggcctgtatccccactgTTGTAGTGGCTAGTGCTGAAAGGGGGCAcgctgtgggcccgactgcaccaagCGAAACCTCTGGGAAGTACTGCTCGAAGATCTCACCGTCGacgcctttctcttcttctctgccTTGTGAGCCAAGTGGGTACCCTCCTGAATGATAGCACCGTTGACCAGCTCACTGAAGGTGTCAAAGTTGACCATAGCCAGACGATCTTGGAGCTTACTGCTGATCCCCTACCTGAAGaaagcctgcttcttctcatctgtGTCCACATGGTAGCCCGCATACTACGATAAATTGTTGA comes from Panicum virgatum strain AP13 chromosome 4K, P.virgatum_v5, whole genome shotgun sequence and encodes:
- the LOC120703311 gene encoding uncharacterized protein LOC120703311, with translation MELLPLLLACSLLFTAAAPARDITSVCASQIRGTRASSVDGELPWRCCGRWTVRWTAVKGSRDRSSDRAAAVASTPGSRAQAATEGGFLGLRHKTKEADGS